A window of Mangifera indica cultivar Alphonso chromosome 11, CATAS_Mindica_2.1, whole genome shotgun sequence contains these coding sequences:
- the LOC123230190 gene encoding UPF0307 protein RSc0944 isoform X2: MARLIRPLRQWPQLHQHCCSRTPANHLLSSIIRPTLTAKNSWSYCLCLTATSVASSRRNVHRPSRGLIRPDALTTSDPKEGGNTSDSDSELKKSRNQKKREAKRAVRWGMKLAAFSTSQIKRILKVASLDEDVLDALMLVKRLGPDVKEGKRRQYNYIGKLLREVEPDLMEALIQATSDGDYHTLHALAGSKKIIIGDDDQKSEESENEEEEEESHEHINQPIRWFNGLINKDVQITNEVYSIQSVDFDRQLKVNHLD; the protein is encoded by the exons ATGGCGCGACTGATACGGCCTTTAAGGCAATGGCCACAGCTTCATCAGCATTGCTGCTCCCGCACACCAGCCAATCATTTACTGTCTTCAATCATACGACCGACGCTAACCGCTAAAAACTCTTGGTCGTATTGTCTGTGTTTAACGGCTACTTCTGTAGCTTCCTCCCGTCGAAACGTCCATCGACCTTCACGCGGACTTATAAGACCAGATGCTCTTACAACATCTGATCCCAAAGAAGGTGGCAACACAAGCGACTCTGATTCCGAGCTAAAGAAGAGCCGCAATCAGAAGAAGCGCGAGGCCAAGCGCGCTGTCCGTTGGGGCATGAAACTTGCCGCCTTCTCCACTTCTCAAATCAAACGCATCCTCAA AGTGGCTTCTCTGGACGAAGATGTGTTGGATGCTCTAATGCTAGTTAAG AGACTTGGCCCAGATGTTAAAGAAGGAAAGCGGAGGCAGTATAACTATATAG GTAAACTGCTGCGGGAAGTTGAACCAGACTTGATGGAAGCATTAATTCAGGCAACAAGTGATGGAGACTATCATACGCTGCATGCTTTAGCTggttcaaagaaaataatcattgGAGATGATGACCAAAAGTCTGAAGAAAGTGAGAATGAGGAGGAAGAAGAg GAATCACATGAGCATATCAATCAGCCAATTAGATGGTTCAATGGCCTCATAAATAAGGATgttcaaattacaaatgaagTTTACTCAATTCAGAGTGTTGATTTTGATCGTCAG CTGAAAGTAAACCATTTGGATTAA
- the LOC123230190 gene encoding uncharacterized protein LOC123230190 isoform X1 — MARLIRPLRQWPQLHQHCCSRTPANHLLSSIIRPTLTAKNSWSYCLCLTATSVASSRRNVHRPSRGLIRPDALTTSDPKEGGNTSDSDSELKKSRNQKKREAKRAVRWGMKLAAFSTSQIKRILKVASLDEDVLDALMLVKRLGPDVKEGKRRQYNYIGKLLREVEPDLMEALIQATSDGDYHTLHALAGSKKIIIGDDDQKSEESENEEEEEESHEHINQPIRWFNGLINKDVQITNEVYSIQSVDFDRQELRKLVKRVLTSEESGTVEVNEGEVDAATFRAKKSLTRFLRTLAKRIAVDDA, encoded by the exons ATGGCGCGACTGATACGGCCTTTAAGGCAATGGCCACAGCTTCATCAGCATTGCTGCTCCCGCACACCAGCCAATCATTTACTGTCTTCAATCATACGACCGACGCTAACCGCTAAAAACTCTTGGTCGTATTGTCTGTGTTTAACGGCTACTTCTGTAGCTTCCTCCCGTCGAAACGTCCATCGACCTTCACGCGGACTTATAAGACCAGATGCTCTTACAACATCTGATCCCAAAGAAGGTGGCAACACAAGCGACTCTGATTCCGAGCTAAAGAAGAGCCGCAATCAGAAGAAGCGCGAGGCCAAGCGCGCTGTCCGTTGGGGCATGAAACTTGCCGCCTTCTCCACTTCTCAAATCAAACGCATCCTCAA AGTGGCTTCTCTGGACGAAGATGTGTTGGATGCTCTAATGCTAGTTAAG AGACTTGGCCCAGATGTTAAAGAAGGAAAGCGGAGGCAGTATAACTATATAG GTAAACTGCTGCGGGAAGTTGAACCAGACTTGATGGAAGCATTAATTCAGGCAACAAGTGATGGAGACTATCATACGCTGCATGCTTTAGCTggttcaaagaaaataatcattgGAGATGATGACCAAAAGTCTGAAGAAAGTGAGAATGAGGAGGAAGAAGAg GAATCACATGAGCATATCAATCAGCCAATTAGATGGTTCAATGGCCTCATAAATAAGGATgttcaaattacaaatgaagTTTACTCAATTCAGAGTGTTGATTTTGATCGTCAG GAATTGCGCAAACTTGTGAAGAGAGTACTCACAAGTGAAGAAAGCGGGACTGTTGAAGTAAACGAAGGAGAAGTTGATGCAGCGACTTTTAGAGCTAAAAAGTCTCTCACCCGTTTCCTTCGCACCCTCGCCAAGCGTATTGCAGTGGATGATGCCTAA
- the LOC123230191 gene encoding thaumatin-like protein 1b → MAPQLPLLISLLFVNGVMSTTFNMINKCDYTVWPGTLSNADSPALSTTGFALQTGESKSITAPTSWGGRMWGRTLCSEDSTGKFSCVTGDCGADKLECSGKGATPPATLAEFKLDGYGGLDFYDVSLVDGYNLPVLVVPQGGSGQNCSTTGCVVDLNGACPSELKVTSEDGKDGVACKSACEAFQQPQYCCNGAYSTPDTCKPTSYSEIFKNACPHAYSYAYDDKTSTFTCASGPDYTITFCPTPNTSQKSSQDTTTTNAPVINSTMVYQGALDESGASPSTSAHVLGSHSIVVIIGMAIWSVAMARQQLY, encoded by the exons ATGGCGCCTCAACTACCATTATTGATTTCTTTGTTATTCGTTAATGGTGTTATGTCCACGACCTTCAACATGATTAATAAATGCGACTACACAGTGTGGCCGGGCACTCTTTCCAACGCAGACTCACCGGCACTCTCCACTACCGGTTTCGCCCTCCAAACCGGTGAGTCCAAATCTATAACGGCGCCGACTTCATGGGGTGGCCGCATGTGGGGTCGAACTCTTTGCTCCGAAGACTCCACCGGAAAATTCTCCTGCGTTACTGGTGATTGCGGCGCTGACAAGCTCGAATGTTCGGGAAAAGGCGCCACTCCGCCTGCCACGCTGGCTGAATTCAAGCTCGATGGCTATGGTGGTCTTGATTTTTACGATGTTAGCTTGGTCGATGGCTACAACCTTCCGGTGCTAGTCGTTCCTCAAGGAGGTAGTGGTCAGAATTGTTCAACGACGGGGTGTGTGGTGGACTTGAACGGCGCATGTCCTTCAGAGCTTAAAGTTACGAGTGAGGATGGAAAAGACGGCGTAGCTTGTAAGAGCGCGTGCGAAGCTTTTCAACAGCCACAATACTGTTGCAATGGGGCGTATAGTACGCCCGACACTTGCAAGCCAACTTCTTACTCAGAGATCTTCAAAAACGCGTGCCCGCACGCATACAGCTACGCCTACGACGACAAAACCAGCACCTTCACATGTGCGTCGGGACCCGACTACACTATTACCTTCTGTCCCACACCGAACACGAG CCAGAAGTCCTCTCAGGATACAACAACGACCAACGCGCCTGTCATCAACAGCACAATGGTGTACCAAGGTGCTCTGGATGAAAGCGGCGCATCTCCGTCCACCAGTGCACACGTGTTGGGATCACATAGCATTGTAGTCATCATTGGCATGGCAATATGGAGTGTGGCAATGGCAAGGCAACAACTATACTAA